In Candidatus Krumholzibacteriia bacterium, one DNA window encodes the following:
- a CDS encoding aconitase/3-isopropylmalate dehydratase large subunit family protein — protein MAGLTLVEKIVSEKRGRRTTAGDVVVVPVDRILLQDAAASRVIERFDVLERSAPEMADRTVLYFDHGVPPPTAAVAEHHAMLRARAEELGLTTTALGEGISHQVLAEQWARPGEIIVGADSHTCTAGALGALALGMGSTDVAVALALGEAWLVVPPTVSIELIGRLAPGVSTKDLMLRLIGHLGASGADYASLEFQGTGLQSLGMDDRFVLANLATEVGAKCGLVQTDDTVRTFLEDHARVEDHRELRADDDADYDRHLKLDLSRQEPTVARPGRHDDVVAVGDAPTEHVDQVVIGSCTNGRVADFEAAAAVLDGHHVDPRTTLLIAPASRRVNEQLRASGTLDTLVAAGGVVLPPGCGPCVGIHQGVLGPGQVCVATQSRNFAGRMGDPSARIYLSSPATAAATAIRGVITDPRELVRGA, from the coding sequence GTGGCGGGGCTGACCCTGGTCGAGAAGATCGTTTCCGAGAAGCGCGGGCGCCGGACGACGGCGGGCGACGTCGTGGTCGTCCCCGTCGACCGGATCCTGCTGCAGGACGCGGCGGCCTCGCGGGTGATCGAACGCTTCGACGTCCTGGAACGGTCCGCGCCCGAGATGGCCGACCGCACCGTTCTGTACTTCGACCACGGTGTGCCGCCACCGACCGCGGCGGTCGCCGAGCACCACGCCATGCTGCGCGCGCGCGCGGAGGAGCTCGGTCTGACCACGACCGCCCTCGGCGAGGGAATCAGCCACCAGGTGCTGGCCGAGCAGTGGGCACGCCCGGGCGAGATCATCGTCGGCGCCGACAGCCACACCTGTACGGCGGGCGCTCTGGGAGCACTCGCACTCGGCATGGGAAGTACCGACGTCGCGGTCGCCCTGGCCCTCGGGGAAGCGTGGCTGGTCGTACCGCCGACCGTGTCGATCGAACTGATCGGACGTCTCGCGCCGGGCGTATCGACGAAGGATCTCATGCTGCGGTTGATCGGTCATCTGGGTGCGTCCGGAGCCGATTACGCGAGCCTGGAGTTCCAGGGCACGGGCCTGCAGTCGCTCGGCATGGACGACCGGTTCGTGCTCGCGAACCTGGCGACCGAGGTCGGCGCCAAGTGCGGCCTGGTCCAGACCGACGACACCGTGCGTACCTTCCTCGAGGACCACGCGCGCGTGGAGGATCATCGTGAACTCCGCGCGGACGACGACGCGGACTACGACCGTCATCTCAAGCTGGACCTGTCGCGTCAGGAACCGACGGTGGCTCGACCCGGCCGCCACGACGACGTGGTCGCGGTCGGCGACGCGCCGACCGAGCACGTCGACCAGGTCGTGATCGGCAGCTGCACGAACGGACGCGTCGCGGACTTCGAGGCCGCTGCGGCCGTGCTCGACGGACATCACGTCGATCCGCGCACCACGCTGCTGATCGCGCCGGCCAGCCGTCGTGTGAACGAACAGCTTCGCGCCTCGGGAACACTCGATACGCTGGTGGCAGCCGGTGGGGTCGTGCTGCCCCCGGGTTGCGGTCCCTGTGTCGGGATCCACCAGGGAGTCCTGGGTCCGGGCCAGGTCTGTGTGGCGACGCAGAGCCGGAACTTCGCCGGACGCATGGGCGATCCCAGTGCCCGGATCTATCTCTCGAGTCCGGCCACGGCCGCGGCCACCGCGATTCGTGGAGTCATCACCGATCCCCGGGAGCTCGTCCGTGGCGCATGA
- the pilM gene encoding type IV pilus assembly protein PilM: MLPMLRKRSKSTVALDIGSSVVKCLRVDHSSENPLVTHFAMVDLVPEAIVDGEIMDRDMVVEAVRECIGRAGVPETQVVSAIGGRSVIVKKILMDKMAAADAQEAILWEAEQHVPFDIDDISLDFQIVKDDVGADQMEILLVAARRDTIQSHAELLREADLNPVIVDVHSFALQNCYEEITGGPSEEVVGLLNVGSETTNVAIVQNGVPYFTRDLTVGTNRLVEEFQKRFGMNDDDARQAVANPTAQEDLTAEALLDAVTDVADEISTGVERSLSFLRTSGDAETIDRLVLSGGGGSFPGLADYLKERHEIDVDVSDPLGSIEYDPEIFEDADVERVSPLLTVGLGLGLRKVGDKQ, from the coding sequence ATGTTGCCCATGCTTCGCAAGCGCAGCAAATCGACGGTCGCCCTCGACATCGGCTCGAGCGTCGTGAAGTGCCTGCGTGTGGATCATTCTTCCGAGAATCCGCTCGTCACGCACTTCGCCATGGTCGACCTCGTCCCCGAGGCCATCGTCGACGGTGAGATCATGGATCGGGACATGGTGGTCGAGGCGGTGCGCGAGTGCATCGGCCGCGCCGGCGTGCCCGAGACCCAGGTCGTCAGCGCGATCGGCGGCCGGTCGGTGATCGTCAAGAAGATCCTGATGGACAAGATGGCCGCCGCGGACGCCCAGGAGGCGATCCTGTGGGAGGCCGAGCAGCACGTCCCCTTCGACATCGACGACATCTCGCTGGACTTCCAGATCGTCAAGGACGACGTCGGTGCCGACCAGATGGAGATCCTGCTGGTCGCCGCGCGCAGGGACACGATCCAGAGCCACGCCGAACTGCTGCGCGAGGCCGACCTGAACCCGGTGATCGTCGACGTCCACTCCTTCGCGCTGCAGAACTGCTACGAAGAGATCACGGGCGGACCGAGCGAAGAGGTGGTCGGCCTCCTGAACGTCGGCAGCGAGACCACGAACGTGGCCATCGTCCAGAACGGCGTCCCCTACTTCACGCGCGACCTCACGGTGGGCACGAACCGGCTCGTCGAGGAGTTCCAGAAGCGCTTCGGCATGAACGACGACGACGCACGGCAGGCTGTGGCGAACCCGACCGCGCAGGAGGACCTGACGGCCGAGGCGCTGCTCGACGCGGTCACCGACGTGGCCGACGAGATCTCCACGGGCGTCGAACGCAGCCTGAGCTTCCTGCGGACAAGTGGCGATGCCGAGACCATCGACCGCCTGGTGCTGAGCGGCGGGGGCGGCTCCTTCCCCGGCCTGGCCGACTACCTGAAGGAGCGCCACGAGATCGACGTCGACGTCAGCGATCCGCTGGGCTCGATCGAGTACGACCCCGAGATCTTCGAGGACGCCGACGTCGAGCGGGTTTCGCCGCTGTTGACCGTCGGTCTCGGCCTCGGTCTTCGCAAGGTGGGTGACAAGCAGTGA
- the pilO gene encoding type 4a pilus biogenesis protein PilO gives MDLQDPRIQKLLLGVILSVSLLVFFFLTSLAPFTYQARSVEIAELKTEHEKLSRELERARLTVGNMEKVEREFEYLHRQWTVAQRLLPDENEISGLLRKISAAGTQAGLDWVQFTPAPPLAHGFYHENPIDVTLEGGYHQIGTFLSSISNLGRIVNVRGLDLEGVDPRQQAEPDVEHTLTASLQVVAYSMDPSASVQPPADAGTGDRELASTTSTAATIKDELAAARGETRASVGGK, from the coding sequence ATGGATCTGCAGGATCCCAGGATTCAGAAGCTGCTGCTCGGGGTCATCCTCAGCGTATCGCTGCTCGTGTTCTTCTTCCTCACGAGCCTCGCTCCCTTCACCTACCAGGCCAGGTCGGTGGAGATCGCCGAGCTGAAGACCGAGCACGAGAAGCTGTCGAGGGAACTCGAGCGCGCGCGCCTGACGGTGGGCAACATGGAGAAGGTCGAGCGTGAATTCGAGTACCTGCACCGTCAGTGGACGGTGGCGCAGCGACTGCTGCCCGACGAGAACGAGATCAGCGGGCTGCTCCGCAAGATCTCGGCGGCAGGAACGCAGGCCGGACTCGACTGGGTGCAGTTCACCCCGGCTCCGCCGCTCGCCCACGGTTTCTACCACGAGAACCCGATCGACGTGACCCTCGAGGGAGGCTACCACCAGATCGGTACCTTCCTCAGTTCGATCTCGAACCTCGGTCGCATCGTCAACGTGCGAGGACTGGACCTCGAAGGGGTGGACCCGCGACAGCAGGCCGAGCCCGACGTGGAGCACACTCTGACGGCTTCGCTGCAGGTCGTCGCCTACAGCATGGATCCGTCGGCCTCGGTGCAACCGCCGGCCGACGCCGGGACGGGCGACCGGGAACTGGCGTCGACGACGTCGACGGCGGCCACGATCAAGGACGAACTCGCAGCGGCCCGCGGCGAGACCCGAGCCAGTGTCGGAGGCAAGTAG
- a CDS encoding shikimate kinase, whose amino-acid sequence MASDRVALVGFMASGKSSVGPALAMRLGMACVDLDEAIVARDGRSIARIFDDDGEARFRELEHEVLVDHLEGPPSVLSTGGGIVERGENRRLLHAATTVVWLDARFETIRRRLEVSRARVPRPLVDRLGWDGLRALHTRRRPLYAACADFRFATDRDAPARVSRRIEGALREGIVVPS is encoded by the coding sequence ATGGCGAGTGATCGCGTCGCTCTCGTCGGCTTCATGGCCTCGGGGAAGAGTTCGGTCGGGCCGGCCCTGGCCATGCGTCTGGGCATGGCCTGTGTGGATCTCGACGAGGCGATCGTCGCGCGCGACGGTCGGTCGATCGCACGGATCTTCGACGACGACGGCGAGGCCCGATTCCGCGAGCTGGAACACGAGGTCCTCGTGGACCACCTCGAGGGCCCGCCCTCGGTCCTGTCGACCGGCGGGGGCATCGTCGAGCGCGGCGAGAATCGTCGGCTCCTGCACGCGGCGACCACCGTCGTCTGGCTCGACGCCCGCTTCGAGACCATCCGGCGTCGGCTCGAGGTGTCTCGTGCCCGTGTCCCGCGCCCCCTGGTCGATCGTCTGGGGTGGGACGGACTGCGCGCCCTGCACACGCGACGGCGTCCGCTGTACGCCGCGTGCGCGGACTTCCGCTTCGCCACCGACCGCGATGCCCCGGCACGTGTGTCGCGACGGATCGAAGGGGCGCTGCGGGAAGGCATCGTGGTGCCGTCGTGA
- a CDS encoding phosphate acyltransferase, which produces MSDDAVELIQRLAGDRGTLADLRRRAAERGARVVLPESEDDRTIAAALALRELGIVRPLLLGDPARVREKVSAAGAEPGALEVVDPKEDSRRERVAEHLLERRRHKGMTPEKAAEIAVDPLHFGAALVGLDLAQAMVAGAVNATGDVIRAALWNVGLAEGIEVVSGAFLMLPPDGHPIDRPLMFADAAVVPEPTEDQLVSIGASSVSTWQALFDRDPTVACLSFSTRGSADHPAAERMRRVAERLRERGIEADGEMQLDAAIVPSVGERKAPDSGVAGHADVLLFPDLEAGNIGYKLAERLGRFHAVGPLVQGLAKPVFDLSRGCDAEVIVDTVAIAALGTR; this is translated from the coding sequence ATGAGTGACGATGCAGTCGAATTGATCCAACGCCTGGCCGGGGATCGTGGAACCCTGGCCGACCTGCGCCGGCGCGCCGCCGAGCGGGGTGCACGGGTGGTGCTGCCCGAGAGCGAGGACGACCGGACGATCGCCGCGGCGCTGGCGCTGCGCGAGCTGGGCATCGTGCGCCCGCTGCTCCTCGGGGATCCCGCCCGTGTGCGCGAGAAGGTCAGCGCGGCCGGCGCCGAGCCCGGGGCGTTGGAGGTCGTCGACCCGAAGGAGGACTCCCGCCGCGAGAGGGTGGCCGAGCACCTGCTCGAGCGGCGGCGCCACAAGGGCATGACCCCGGAGAAGGCCGCGGAGATCGCGGTCGACCCTCTGCACTTCGGGGCGGCGCTGGTCGGACTCGATCTCGCCCAGGCCATGGTGGCCGGAGCGGTGAACGCGACCGGCGACGTGATCCGCGCGGCACTGTGGAACGTCGGTCTGGCCGAGGGGATCGAGGTCGTCAGCGGCGCCTTCCTGATGCTGCCTCCCGACGGACATCCGATCGACCGTCCGCTGATGTTCGCCGACGCCGCCGTCGTGCCCGAACCCACCGAGGACCAGCTCGTGAGCATCGGGGCCTCGTCGGTGTCGACGTGGCAGGCCCTGTTCGACCGCGACCCCACGGTGGCGTGTCTGTCGTTCTCGACGCGCGGCAGCGCCGACCATCCCGCGGCCGAGCGCATGCGCCGCGTGGCCGAGCGTCTGCGCGAGCGCGGGATCGAGGCCGACGGCGAGATGCAGCTCGACGCGGCGATCGTACCGAGCGTGGGCGAGCGAAAGGCTCCCGACAGCGGTGTCGCCGGACACGCCGACGTCCTGTTGTTCCCCGATCTCGAGGCCGGCAACATCGGGTACAAGCTGGCCGAGCGATTGGGCCGGTTCCACGCGGTGGGGCCGCTGGTTCAGGGGTTGGCGAAGCCGGTCTTCGACTTGAGCCGTGGGTGCGACGCCGAGGTCATCGTCGACACGGTGGCGATCGCCGCCCTGGGAACGAGGTGA
- a CDS encoding RsmD family RNA methyltransferase has protein sequence MRVIAGTWRGRRLVAPSGLETRPSASRLREAMFSALGDAVRGRAVVDLFAGSGALGIESLSRGARHVTFVERQRPALGAIERNLETLGADPASYRVLRLDAWEWLEGVDAGRPADAEVVLTDPPYDVEVVPRLLPRAAGWVQSGLLDTFALEHPAAAEIDLDDEALRVRTRRHGRSAFTIVEARFPRPRPGRTQERPA, from the coding sequence ATGCGGGTGATCGCGGGTACGTGGCGGGGGCGCCGGCTGGTCGCCCCCAGCGGACTGGAGACGCGACCCAGCGCGTCGCGATTGCGTGAGGCGATGTTCTCCGCCCTGGGCGACGCCGTCCGCGGCCGCGCGGTGGTGGACCTCTTCGCCGGCTCGGGGGCCCTGGGCATCGAGAGCCTGAGCCGCGGAGCGCGGCACGTGACCTTCGTGGAACGGCAGCGACCCGCCCTGGGTGCGATCGAGCGCAATCTGGAGACACTGGGGGCCGACCCGGCGAGCTACCGGGTGCTCCGCCTCGACGCCTGGGAATGGCTCGAGGGTGTCGACGCCGGACGCCCCGCCGACGCGGAGGTGGTCCTGACCGATCCACCCTACGACGTCGAGGTCGTCCCTCGCCTCTTGCCGCGCGCGGCGGGCTGGGTACAATCGGGCCTCCTCGACACCTTCGCCCTCGAACACCCGGCCGCCGCCGAGATCGACCTGGACGACGAGGCCCTGCGGGTCCGCACGCGGCGGCACGGCCGGAGCGCGTTCACGATCGTCGAGGCGCGCTTCCCGCGCCCACGTCCCGGCCGAACACAGGAGCGCCCCGCATGA
- the aroC gene encoding chorismate synthase — protein MLHHLRLLTAGESHGPQITAIVDGLPAGVELDAERIAAGMRRRQVGYGRGNRMKIENDAVEVRSGVRFGRTTGAPITLVVPNRDHENWAHVLAAFGDPPSERQRRVTRPRPGHADLVGMLKYEHDDARDVLERASARETAARVAAGELARALLSELGIEAFSHVVSIGDVEASTGDLSPEQIRDRAETNDLRCVGSYDEMRAAIDAAGGAGDTLGGVFEVVVTGMPVGLGTSMAPDRKLDAQLAFALMSVPAVKGCEIGPAFENATRRGSDVHDEIVPRGDELPGRSSNRAGGLEGGMTTGEPLLCRGAMKPISTLKRALASVDMETGAVKKAAFERSDVCAVPAAGVIGEAVVMLTLADALLRTFAADTVGALRASLEERRTSYRERWSRTRHGE, from the coding sequence ATGTTGCACCACCTGCGCCTGCTCACCGCGGGCGAGTCCCACGGACCGCAGATCACGGCCATCGTCGACGGCCTGCCGGCGGGGGTCGAGCTCGACGCCGAGCGCATCGCCGCGGGCATGCGGCGACGCCAGGTCGGCTACGGCCGCGGCAACCGCATGAAGATCGAGAACGACGCGGTCGAGGTCCGCAGCGGGGTGCGCTTCGGCCGCACCACGGGCGCACCGATCACGCTCGTCGTCCCGAACCGCGATCACGAGAACTGGGCCCACGTGCTCGCCGCCTTCGGGGATCCCCCGTCGGAGCGTCAACGGCGGGTGACACGTCCGCGGCCGGGCCACGCGGACCTGGTCGGCATGTTGAAGTACGAGCACGACGACGCGCGCGACGTGCTCGAGCGCGCGAGTGCGCGCGAGACGGCCGCGCGCGTCGCGGCCGGGGAACTCGCCCGGGCGCTGCTGTCGGAGCTCGGCATCGAGGCCTTCAGCCACGTGGTCTCGATCGGAGACGTCGAAGCCTCGACCGGCGATCTGAGCCCCGAGCAGATCCGCGACCGCGCCGAGACCAACGACCTGCGCTGCGTCGGCTCCTACGACGAGATGCGCGCGGCGATCGACGCCGCGGGCGGCGCCGGCGACACCCTCGGCGGCGTGTTCGAGGTCGTGGTCACCGGCATGCCGGTCGGCCTGGGCACGTCCATGGCTCCCGACCGCAAGCTGGACGCCCAGCTCGCCTTCGCGTTGATGTCCGTCCCCGCCGTCAAGGGCTGTGAGATCGGTCCGGCCTTCGAGAATGCCACGCGTCGCGGCAGCGACGTCCACGACGAGATCGTCCCGCGCGGCGACGAACTCCCCGGCCGATCCTCCAATCGCGCGGGAGGTCTGGAGGGCGGCATGACCACCGGCGAGCCGCTGCTCTGCCGGGGCGCGATGAAGCCGATCTCGACGCTGAAGCGCGCGCTGGCGTCGGTCGACATGGAGACCGGCGCGGTGAAGAAGGCCGCTTTCGAGCGGAGCGACGTGTGTGCCGTGCCGGCGGCGGGCGTCATCGGCGAGGCCGTCGTCATGCTCACCCTGGCCGACGCCCTGCTGCGGACCTTCGCTGCCGACACGGTTGGGGCGCTGCGCGCGAGCCTCGAGGAGCGGCGGACCTCGTACCGGGAGCGCTGGTCCCGGACCCGCCATGGCGAGTGA
- a CDS encoding PilN domain-containing protein, with protein MIRINLLPREDAPRQINFKMPDLGSYAPVAAIAVAAVICVVVFFVQQGSIRSLEAEVAEAKQESEELAPQIARIKQLQREREQLDQRLDVITRLDEDRYFRVHLMSEIARRMPENCWLTALREVSPTEFEIEGITFSNFVVADFLRDLQASDHYHGLDLVSIERGSIEDVTVLDFVISASVGQPAVEVASSGL; from the coding sequence GTGATCCGGATCAACCTCCTGCCCCGGGAAGATGCCCCCCGTCAGATCAACTTCAAGATGCCCGACCTGGGCAGCTACGCCCCCGTTGCCGCCATCGCGGTCGCAGCCGTGATCTGTGTCGTGGTGTTCTTCGTGCAGCAGGGCAGCATCCGCAGTCTCGAGGCCGAAGTGGCCGAGGCGAAGCAGGAGAGCGAGGAGCTCGCTCCCCAGATCGCGCGGATCAAGCAGCTGCAACGGGAACGCGAACAGCTCGACCAACGCCTCGACGTGATCACCCGGCTCGACGAGGACCGCTACTTCCGGGTGCACCTCATGAGCGAGATCGCGCGGCGCATGCCCGAGAACTGCTGGCTGACCGCGCTGCGCGAGGTGAGTCCGACGGAGTTCGAGATCGAGGGCATCACCTTCAGCAACTTCGTCGTGGCCGACTTCCTGCGGGATCTCCAGGCCAGCGACCACTACCACGGTCTCGACCTCGTGAGCATCGAACGCGGTTCGATCGAGGACGTCACCGTACTCGACTTCGTCATCTCGGCGTCGGTGGGTCAACCGGCCGTCGAGGTCGCGAGCAGCGGACTCTAG
- a CDS encoding secretin N-terminal domain-containing protein — translation MSKSKGHGIMGSVAVLLTVCAVTTFAGIAVAAPASVTDCELLVADDGVRVEITAEGEFVHRAFRVDDPPRFVLDVMGAVRGNGAGTLSGDDEWLKSVRTSQYAVEPRPITRVVLDLVHETPVRVERTANGLALVLGERRSSDAEARLRTTQADPSVDPERPAGMPPVVFEQAPDRLPDEPSLDHWTQQGGLGTIAEPQRRDEDGSYARTMSINMQNADIRTILRAIADFSGRNIISAPDVQGTVTVALTDVPWREALTVILRANGFGFVEENGILRVDTADQLREEALADKAAAQRSKELEPLVTRIVRIDYANAEEVSASVERMLSNRGAVEVDDRTNSLVVTDVAATVEELTRLTRELDTRTPQVHIDALMVDLDSSTGRELGVKWGAENIAPSELSVVGDATVDRGIAEAAGTLRVGTVQDWAHLQLTLQGLERRNLANIISNPRITTTDNREASILVGQKIPLITQDVAGNPVTRLETIGIRLIVTPHINSDRQITLDIHPEVSDLSSQATVQGGVIINTSEADTRVLVGNRETAVIGGLIRNVSNDFVAGVPVLKDLPLLGGLFRTESTTTSQRELVVFLTPTIVDADGDRVDPRAQQLKDDTEALIEKNKAEIMR, via the coding sequence ATGAGCAAGTCCAAGGGCCATGGGATCATGGGGAGCGTGGCCGTCCTGCTCACGGTCTGTGCCGTGACGACCTTCGCCGGCATCGCCGTCGCCGCGCCGGCGTCGGTGACCGACTGCGAACTCCTCGTCGCCGACGACGGAGTCCGGGTCGAGATCACCGCCGAGGGAGAGTTCGTGCACCGAGCCTTCCGGGTCGACGACCCGCCGCGATTCGTGCTCGACGTCATGGGCGCGGTGCGTGGCAACGGTGCCGGCACACTTTCCGGCGACGACGAGTGGTTGAAGAGTGTGCGTACGAGTCAGTACGCGGTGGAGCCGCGACCGATCACGCGTGTAGTGCTCGATCTCGTGCACGAGACCCCCGTCCGGGTCGAGCGTACGGCGAACGGCCTCGCGCTCGTTCTGGGAGAACGTCGATCGTCCGACGCGGAGGCGCGTCTGCGCACGACGCAGGCAGATCCGTCCGTCGATCCCGAACGTCCCGCCGGGATGCCGCCGGTCGTGTTCGAACAGGCTCCCGATCGTCTGCCCGACGAACCGTCGCTGGACCACTGGACCCAGCAGGGCGGCCTGGGCACGATTGCCGAGCCGCAGCGTCGCGACGAGGACGGCTCGTACGCGCGCACCATGAGCATCAACATGCAGAACGCGGACATCCGCACCATCCTGCGGGCGATCGCCGACTTCAGTGGGCGCAACATCATCAGCGCGCCGGACGTGCAGGGCACGGTCACGGTTGCGCTGACCGACGTTCCCTGGCGCGAGGCCCTCACCGTGATCCTGCGGGCCAACGGCTTCGGCTTCGTCGAGGAGAACGGGATCCTGCGCGTGGACACCGCCGACCAATTGCGCGAGGAAGCCCTGGCCGACAAGGCCGCGGCACAGCGGAGCAAGGAGCTCGAGCCCCTGGTCACGCGCATCGTGCGGATCGACTACGCCAACGCCGAAGAGGTCAGCGCGTCGGTCGAGCGCATGCTCTCGAACCGCGGTGCGGTCGAGGTGGACGATCGGACGAACTCCCTGGTCGTGACCGACGTGGCGGCGACCGTCGAGGAACTCACCCGTCTCACCCGTGAACTCGACACGCGGACGCCGCAGGTGCACATCGACGCGCTGATGGTCGACCTCGATTCGAGCACCGGCCGCGAGCTGGGCGTGAAGTGGGGGGCCGAGAACATCGCCCCGAGCGAGTTGAGCGTGGTGGGCGACGCCACCGTCGATCGCGGCATCGCCGAGGCCGCCGGGACGTTGCGCGTGGGGACGGTGCAGGACTGGGCGCACCTCCAGTTGACCCTGCAGGGTCTGGAGCGCCGCAACCTGGCCAACATCATCAGCAACCCGCGGATCACCACGACCGACAACCGCGAGGCCTCGATCCTCGTGGGGCAGAAGATCCCCCTGATCACCCAGGACGTGGCCGGCAATCCGGTCACCCGTCTCGAGACCATCGGGATCCGCCTGATCGTGACCCCGCACATCAACAGCGACCGCCAGATCACCCTGGACATCCATCCCGAGGTCAGCGATCTGTCGAGCCAGGCCACGGTGCAGGGTGGCGTGATCATCAACACCAGCGAGGCCGACACGCGCGTGCTCGTGGGCAACCGTGAGACGGCGGTCATCGGTGGGCTGATCCGTAACGTCAGCAACGACTTCGTCGCGGGCGTGCCGGTGCTCAAGGACCTGCCGCTGCTCGGCGGCCTGTTCCGCACCGAGAGCACGACCACGTCGCAGCGCGAACTGGTGGTCTTCCTGACGCCGACCATCGTCGACGCCGACGGTGACCGTGTCGATCCGCGGGCGCAGCAGCTGAAGGACGACACCGAGGCGCTGATCGAGAAGAACAAGGCCGAGATCATGCGGTAG
- the coaD gene encoding pantetheine-phosphate adenylyltransferase, with the protein MTDHQPKRALYPGTFDPLHNGHLDVLERASKLFDEVVVAVAESTTKSTMFSLEQRIDLLERAVTSIPHARVVPFTGMLIHEFERLGVDVVVRGVRLFQDFEYEYTMALMNRRLLASFDVLFLMPSEQVLSLSSSLIKEIHRHGGDVSELVPPVVHEALQSFDGEIR; encoded by the coding sequence ATGACCGATCACCAGCCGAAGCGCGCTCTGTATCCGGGCACCTTCGATCCCCTGCACAACGGCCACCTCGACGTCCTCGAGCGCGCCTCGAAACTGTTCGACGAGGTGGTCGTGGCGGTTGCCGAGAGCACCACGAAGAGCACGATGTTCTCGCTCGAGCAACGCATCGACCTGTTGGAGCGCGCCGTGACCTCGATCCCGCACGCGCGGGTGGTTCCCTTCACCGGCATGCTCATCCACGAGTTCGAGCGCCTGGGCGTGGACGTCGTCGTGCGCGGTGTGCGTCTGTTCCAGGACTTCGAGTACGAGTACACCATGGCGCTCATGAACCGTCGTTTGTTGGCTTCCTTCGACGTGCTGTTCCTGATGCCGAGCGAGCAGGTGCTGAGCCTGTCGAGTTCGCTGATCAAGGAGATCCATCGGCACGGGGGTGACGTGTCGGAACTGGTGCCGCCGGTCGTGCACGAGGCCCTGCAGTCCTTCGACGGGGAGATCCGATGA
- a CDS encoding pyridoxal phosphate-dependent aminotransferase, with the protein MEIRPRRCSARAGAIRPSATLELSARAKALAAAGEPVINLSAGEPDLPTPAPVVEAAHRALDEGHFGYTAAPGVPPLRAALAAQYSGRLGVEFAPEQVVVTNGAKQALFNALSTCTDPGDRVGVLAPYWVTYAEVARALGCEPVMIECPASLRFRPDPDALEAALHEGLRVLIVNSPGNPTGAAYRSEDFASILAAVAETDTLLISDEIYEEIVFVDGGHVSPLHVRPDLVDRICVITGFSKAFAMTGWRVGFSLAPLDWSKAMGALQGHVTSNVNAVAQQAALTALTRRDLVAPMVEVFHRRRDRVTEQIAGTPGLSAMEPEGTFYSFMDVSALLGDTGYAADVDALCARLLDEHKVVVVPGTAFGNDHHARLSFAASDADLDGAFERLRVAFS; encoded by the coding sequence ATGGAGATCCGACCGCGGCGCTGCAGTGCTCGGGCCGGTGCGATCCGGCCGAGCGCGACCCTCGAGCTCTCGGCCCGGGCCAAGGCCCTGGCGGCGGCCGGGGAGCCGGTCATCAACCTGAGTGCCGGCGAACCGGACCTGCCGACGCCCGCGCCGGTGGTGGAGGCTGCGCACCGCGCACTCGACGAGGGGCACTTCGGTTACACCGCTGCGCCCGGCGTCCCCCCGCTGCGGGCAGCTCTGGCCGCGCAGTACTCCGGCCGCCTGGGGGTGGAATTCGCACCCGAGCAGGTGGTGGTGACGAACGGCGCGAAGCAGGCATTGTTCAATGCCCTGTCGACGTGCACCGATCCGGGCGACCGCGTGGGCGTACTCGCGCCCTACTGGGTGACCTACGCCGAGGTGGCGCGGGCGCTCGGATGCGAGCCCGTCATGATCGAATGCCCGGCTTCGCTGCGCTTCCGTCCCGACCCCGATGCGTTGGAGGCCGCTCTCCACGAGGGTCTGCGGGTGTTGATCGTGAACAGCCCCGGCAATCCGACCGGTGCCGCCTACCGGTCCGAGGACTTCGCGTCGATCCTCGCGGCCGTCGCCGAGACCGATACGTTGCTGATCAGCGACGAGATCTACGAGGAGATCGTGTTCGTCGACGGAGGTCACGTCAGTCCGTTGCACGTTCGCCCTGACCTCGTCGATCGGATCTGTGTGATCACCGGATTCTCGAAGGCCTTCGCCATGACGGGGTGGCGCGTGGGCTTCTCACTCGCCCCGCTCGACTGGTCGAAGGCGATGGGCGCCCTGCAGGGGCACGTGACGAGCAACGTGAACGCCGTCGCCCAACAGGCGGCGCTGACCGCGTTGACACGGCGCGACCTGGTGGCGCCGATGGTCGAGGTCTTCCACCGGCGTCGTGATCGCGTCACCGAGCAGATCGCGGGGACACCCGGGTTGTCGGCCATGGAGCCCGAGGGCACCTTCTACTCGTTCATGGACGTCAGTGCACTGCTGGGCGACACCGGCTACGCCGCCGACGTCGACGCGCTCTGCGCGCGCTTGCTCGACGAGCACAAGGTGGTGGTGGTGCCGGGCACGGCCTTCGGCAACGACCACCACGCGCGCCTGTCGTTCGCGGCCTCCGATGCGGACCTGGACGGAGCCTTCGAGCGCCTCCGGGTCGCCTTCTCCTGA